The following DNA comes from Nicotiana sylvestris chromosome 10, ASM39365v2, whole genome shotgun sequence.
atatctctatatgcatcatctatctatgtgatttagttaatgagatcaactaatctttatcccataaagacgatcacataaatattgatctaaccggattactaatgtccaaattaataatcatacgatcaagaacaaatttagattaaattgtaagagactttgctctcattatcatgatctctatcacgatgacaagtctcaaaatttaattaaggaccttatcaaataaatcaaacaattaataataactatgataaaagagtgccatatatttttatatcaaataacattCACAAAAATATGAGATTGAAtttagggcatatctactatatacCTAACATTTCAAAGATATGCCCATTTAGTGCTACTTGGGTTGGATTTCGACTCCAGTATTTCCTAAAACTTTTATTTGGACAGCGATACGTTCCCCTTTCAAATTCTAGGCCAGAGGGAGAGGAAATTTCATTTTTGGACAAAAGCTCTCTTGTGATTGACATCTTGATCCCATAACAACGAAAAACgcaaatttgaattcaaatgcTAGAGAGAAGAAGCTTCTGTGATCCTTCTGGTCTCTCCAAACAAGACTGGACTAGTAAAATCCAATTAAAAAATTTTAACTATCATTTTTTCACTCTCTAGTAAGAAACATGCCAGTGCAGAGCAAATTCGTGTTTATTTTAAAGAGGTGAAAATCATACTTTCTTCCAACTTTGTGAATAAAATTAAACTTACTCATCAATTTAGACAATAGACATTCTCAATCCCTATGCTGATACTGATTATTGACCTATGATTTTGATAAAAGCATAGTAAATTCTTCCCTTTAAGTTATCAATGTTCTTGTGAACTATATCAGTAACTTTTGTGAATTAAATTGAACTCAAGTAACACTTTCACAAATCACAACTAGGAAAAGAACATTTGTATATCTCACATCTACTAATTTTATAAGAACATAAGATTTTGTTGAAAATGGAAGATGATTTTACATAAAGTAAATCCTGCATTCGTGGACAGTAGCCATTAGTACAAGTGGATTTCCAAATACTTAACATAAAGATATGGAGGCAATTACATTTATGATCATTAAAGGTGCCTGTAGCAAATTATAATAGTTGTATTTCATATTTAAGTTGATTCTATCTAATCGCTGGCTGATAAGAAACTTGGCACCTTGCCAACCTGCAAGTGTTCGGATAGACATCACAATGCCAACATATATCATGTAATGTTAATATAGCACGAACTTGTATGATATCAAAATTGGCAAAGCTCTAtagcaaaaacaaataaataacttCGACAAATTGAGTGCATCCTCAAATATGCTTTTATAGAAGTTACATTTCAGAATAAACTCAAGAACTTTCTCTAGATACCATATGTCAACTTGCAAGTGACAATTGGGAATAAAACAACGGGAGTATATGACCCAACTCTTCTTGCACAGTCAAACAAAGGGAACAATAAGCTATTTACTCTGGCAAACTGATAAATACGTGCAGGAGTATAGATGACCCCCAACACCAAGAAAAACGAGGACAAAAAGGAGTATAAAGAGAATTCAAGATGTATATATCCTCATAAAATCATAAACAAACTGAAGATCTGTAAGATAGAAAAACACAGAAGAAAACATAAAATTACTCATAAGACTAGGCAAAAGAGCTTCTTGGATCTACACCCAATATAACATGcgtaaataaaatccaaaactgTAACAGAAAAGGCCTCACAGCCATGAAAAGTGAAAACACAGAGAATCCGACATAATTCTTCCAACATTTAGATTTCATCTAAACGAAATTCAGGCCAAATGGTGCTATTTGTTTTATCCTAATAACGGCCAATACCCCACACTCTAATCAAGCCATCTGTGTATCCACTGAAAAGTGTGCTTCCATCAGCACTCCAGCCCAAACTAGTGCAGTATATGACCTGGAAGATGGAGATACAATGAGGTTAGCTACATTCACAACTTATTTCAACATTGATAATATTTGAACTAACAAATCTGGGAATCACGACATCATCACAAAGATTAGGTCCAAGGGCATCACGAAATAATTATAAAAAGAGTACAAGTTCTACATACTGAAGGTGTAAAAAGCACTTTTACACTATCATATCACTTAAAACGTAATTGCAGGTAATTCTCTATACAAATATTAATTGGCAATCTTAAAAAAATGGAAAGCAAGATTATATAACAGGTCAAAATACACTAATAGCGTAAAAGAAATCTTTATACTGTCATTGCGTATAACTTCAATCCTTATGAAAATCAGGTCCCACCAAACGATAGAAATAGAAAGTTATAAACTTGAAACTAAGAATAGCTACAATCATCCCATATATTAAGGCTTCTCATTTGTGCTACTAACAACAGACTATACGAGTAGAAAAGTATGGTAGAAACCGCAAAAGAAACACAGACAGTGGGAGCCATAGGTTACAAATTAGAGATGATAAAATACTGTTGAAAATACTCTTCCAATTACTAACATAACTTCTAACAGGGTAGAGGATTCTATACCATGAATTCCCGAGAGCTAGAACAGCTAGAATTATTAAATACACAGTTATTTTACTCTAATTAGACTTTGAACTGCTACAACATTCACAAAGACCTATTTCCATCTATATCAATAATACACTACAACAAAAACTAATATGCACAATAAACGCATTCAAAGAACAAATAACTTCATTTGATACAAAAACACAATCCAATAAACCAAAAGTAACAttcttgaagcaaaaaatgaaaacaaaaatcaaacccACCTTGTTTTTGCCAGAAGCAGTTCCCTCAGCAGACATTTCACTCTCTTGCTTCAGATCAACTTTCAAATCATCCACGATAGTCTTGCTCTCCAAATCCCAAATCTTAATACTCGACTCAGTGGCAGCACACAACCAGTACCTATTTGGGCTAAAACAAAGCGAGTGAATAATAGAACCCGACTCAAGGGAGTACAATTTCTTCCCTTCAGCCAAATCCCACAACAAAATCACTCCATCCTTTCCTCCACTAGCACACAAAGAACCATCAGGAGACACCGCCGTGGTATTCACATACCCAGTGTGTCCAGCAAGCGTAGCACGGAGCTTACAGTTGGTAAGGTTCCATATTTTTACAGTCCTGTCCCACGACCCGGATACGATAGTTGGCTGAAGATTATTCGGGCTGAAACGAACACATGAGACCCAATCAGAATGCGAATCTCCGTCCTGAATAATGTACTTACACTCACCCAAAGTGTTCCAAAGCCTGATGCTCTTATCACGGGATGCTGACACGATCTGACGGTTATCAGCAGAAAATGCTACGGACAAAACATCCTTAGTGTGTCCGACGAAACGACGGGCGGTTGTTCCAGCTTGAAGATCCCACAAACGGAGCTCACCGTCCCAAGATCCGGAAAGAGCGAACATGCCGTCGGATGAAAGGACGACGTCTTGAACGAAGTGTCCATGGCCTGTGAGGCGGCGGCGGGGGACGCCGTATTGTGGGCCGTCTTTCGTGAGTGACCAAACGATGATGGATTTGTCACGTGAGGATGTGACGATCATATCGGAGTTGTCAACTGGGGTGGCGATGGCTGTGACCCAGTCAGTGTGGGCCCTCATTGTGCCACGGAGTACTAGTGATTCTTGCGACATTTTGTCGAACAGGTGGTGGGATGGGTGGCGACTGAGCTTGAAGGCTATAAGCAAAATGAAGAAGGAGAAACCCTAAAAATGAAAGGGATGATTTTATATGGTGGAcggtttttagggttttgggcTTTTGCTACTGATCTGTTCTGTACCCGGGTTAATGGTCCGATAATCCAAGAGTCCCCTTAATAAAATAGTATTTGACGcaaaaattgaatttgaattttttttttttttgaagttgaGCTTATGTTTAAAAAATAACTTCACTTAAGAAACCTTTTTATAAGAATTGAAGATTTTAAGTGAAAATCAACACTTCATTTGAGATACTATATCTTATAATTTAGCAATTAATAACTACAATTAGGAAAAAGAAttgtaaaaattgaaaattttgtgAGTAGAAATCACCACTTAATTTCAGATATATCCTCTAATAAGTATTTTAATATTTCGCTTGAACATTAAATATTGTAAAATTCAATTTACAACTATTCATGGCCAAAGAGAAATTGAAATTCAGTATTTGCTAATAGTGAAATTGTTTCCATGCCCGAAAGGGTCTTTACTTTCTCTACTAGTCCTAATTATCCACTTACATATTGTTCAATAGTTGGTTGCAACGTCAAAGTTTTAGTTTATTTTATCAACTTAGTTGCGAGTAGCGGTGTTCGTCGGTCGATATGGTACGGTATTTAAATATTTCAATTCGGtattttcggtattcggtttCATAAAATACTATACCAATAgcgtacctaattaaattcggtatgCATTGGCTTTTTCTACTTTCGATTTCGGTTTATTCGATTCGGTAACTTCGGTTTATTCAgtttgaatactaactagtgcatagaATCATAGACGAcaatattcttaattaaagtactcaaaagtACAAAACTAAAAAAGTTTGTTGACAAAAGTTTTGTCCAAAACTCGTAAATACCAACCTAGAGAGAGAAAACTTAGAGAAATATCTTGTTACTtgtttagagttaattgatgaacttagagaataaaagaaaataaaattttaaatttcttatatttatgttataattaataAAATGTGTATTgtgtaatattatatatatatatatatatatatatatatatttcaatacgGTATCGATATTTCGGTATTtcattttaaaataccaaatatcaTAACTAAGAttaggggtggcaaaatggttaaaagaaaatatctaaccacccatattatccgctaaaaaatgggttggataatgaactatttaaaaacggatcaaatatggataagaaccatattatccatttagaaaatggataaccaatgggtaaCCAAtaagtctaacttttacatttgtaaaacctcaaattgagggttcctcaagttaggaagactaaaaattctcccaaaagtgatcatatgcaagaagtcatggataatatgattacccatattatccgccgatTAACctgttttttatccgtattaaatatgggtcaggtcgaataatttatccgttttgTCATTACTTGTTTTTGACCTGAACCATATCCGACGCGACCtgcccgtttgccactcctacCTAATACCATTTTTTTAAACTTAAACCAAATAACATACCGAATACCAAAATTTTTGGTTTCGATACGGTAATTCagtatttaccaaattatgcaccGGTCTAGATGCGAGTATGTAGGGACTTGTATCTAGTGTTGCAATATATATTGCGTTTCAATCCTACTTAATCTTTTAAGATGGTTTTTGTCATATTAGTAGTTTTTTAACCGTTAGTGGAGAGGCATTTCGAGCTacctgtatgggtccaaatttggtcGACCACAACTACTGTCAAATACGACAaacgatgaggtcttcacagtatGACGTCCTGTGGAGGACGACGATGACCGACATCGGACAAAGGGTGTATGACTTTTGCAGTAGTGTAGGCCTAGCAGGGAGCATTAGGAATATACCTTCGAATATTCCCTATGATATGTCTTTTAGTGTTTAGAAGGGGGTTGTCCCTTATATATAGTGAGGAAAAAACTTTGTAAAGGGGACTTTTTTGGGACGAAGAACTTCCATTGTAATATTCACTCAACATTCTTGGTGATCATTTTTCACACACTTAATTCATCTGTTCCACGAGATCAATCAATACTATTTACCTTGTTCATCCCTCATGTCTTTCATTCTGGAGTTTATTACACTTGGCTGAGATTTACCCTTTTAtcttctttaattaatttaaccaAAAAGGGTTTAGTATCTTTTgggtcaaataatttggcgccgtctgtggggatttctttagCTAAGATTATAGTTTCATCTAGACTCCTGAAAGGCATAATCAATTCTTCCGAGCTTGGTACAAGCCAACAATGACAGGGAAAGGAGATGCAAGGCTAAAAGCCATAGTAGGCGTCACAGCCAACCTCCTAGACACCATCAACGAAGATAGCAGAGAGGATCACGAAAATGAAACACCAAACATCACACCTGGGGGAGACACTTCACCTCTCCCATACGGGAACATGATTGCTTCACGCAAAAGGGAAGCCTCCACATCTGCAACAGGAGAGGGACCATCGGTAGTAAGAAGACTGTTGGAAGAATGGCTAACAAGTGCTCTAAACACCATCCTTGATAATCCCACCCAAAGGGATGATAGGAATGTGACACATGCATATGTCACGAT
Coding sequences within:
- the LOC104227796 gene encoding small ribosomal subunit protein RACK1, with the protein product MSQESLVLRGTMRAHTDWVTAIATPVDNSDMIVTSSRDKSIIVWSLTKDGPQYGVPRRRLTGHGHFVQDVVLSSDGMFALSGSWDGELRLWDLQAGTTARRFVGHTKDVLSVAFSADNRQIVSASRDKSIRLWNTLGECKYIIQDGDSHSDWVSCVRFSPNNLQPTIVSGSWDRTVKIWNLTNCKLRATLAGHTGYVNTTAVSPDGSLCASGGKDGVILLWDLAEGKKLYSLESGSIIHSLCFSPNRYWLCAATESSIKIWDLESKTIVDDLKVDLKQESEMSAEGTASGKNKVIYCTSLGWSADGSTLFSGYTDGLIRVWGIGRY